The nucleotide window ATCACCGAACAGGGTTCCTGTCAGCTTTGCATCATCACTGCAGTTGTTCGGCGTAAAGAGCGGACAAGCGGCGGCTGAGAGGTCCGTGTCCAGAATCCCGAAAAACTCCGAACTCAGAAACACCCCGTGGAGTTCGTTGTCCCTGGAAATGAGCGCCACGCGTCCGTGGTGGCTCTCTTCGGTTTTGTAGAGACTGAAATACCCGCGGGCAATGGCCGTATCGGCATCACTGGTTTCGAGGCCTGCGGCATGGGCCAGCAGGCCGCTTTCGGCTCCGGAGGAGCCTTTCCCCAGAAGCACACCTGTTCCGCTGATTGTGCCAGTGATGCTCAGCTCCAGATCATGATCGAGAATTTCGGCCTCGAAGTCGGTGCCCACAGCCGTGCCTTCCACCTCATACTCATCGCCATAGCCGTCATCTTCACCCGGCAGGGAGGACAGGGGAACACCGTAATAATCGGTAAAGGTCCCGGTGATGGTGCCGTCCTCATCCACGGTCAGTTGTAGGAGGCCAAAGGTCTCCATTGCGACGTCATAGTGAAAACCGCTGCAATCCACATAGTTGTCTTCATACCCGGCGGCGAACCCCGCCACATAGTCACCGGGAAGGAATGTTGCTCCGGGAGCCGCACCGTTGCTGCCGCAGGCTGCGGCTGATAGGGCCAATGCAAGGCCGGTGACGGCACTCAAAAAGATATTGCGCATGGAATCTCCTGTTTCGGCCTGAAAGGCACCGTGTTTGCCCATTTACTATGCGAACGAGGGACAGGGGTCAAGGTGGATGCTCGGACTACCACCCTGCAATCCGGAAGATGTGACGGTTCAGCCTTCAGCCATCCGTCGCAAATCGAGCGGCTCGAAAAAGTCCGGCCGGTAAGCCCGGAGCAGGGGAGCTTCCTCGCGGGCCAGCTGCACAAACTTCCGGAACGATGCGCCGGGAAGTTCCTTTACACCTGTCTCGTAGGGCAGGAAGAAGTTGTCATAATGGATGGGCATGAGGGCTTTCGGTTGGCATAGCTTCAGGATTCGGGGCAGGAACTGGTGTGTGCTCTGGTGTCCGGCGACACAGGGGCAGAGAATATCCGACCGGGCGTCGGAAAGTGCCTCGTCCTCCAGGTCGGCCGAACCGAGCACCAGCGTGCTCACACCCCCGGCCTCGATTCGGTAGATAAACACCGGGCCCACCCGGTAGTCCCATGCCCGTTTGGGGGTAATCGGATGATCGACTTCTCCTTCCAGCGGAACGCGCCCGAACAGGAACCGCGAGTGCCGTGACCGGTAGACCTTCACGCGGAACGGCCCGAACTCGAGGAGTTCGCCCCCTCTGACAATGACCAGCCGGTCCTCTGGAACACCTCGCCCCCGGCACAGGTTGTAGGTCGTGGAGGAGCCGACGATGGTAGCGCCCGTGAGCCTCTCGACCACGGGCGCATCAAGCAGATGATCGAAGTGGCTATGGGTGATGAGCACGGCGTCGGCGGCCAGGGGCAGGTGGCGGCGGATGATTTCATCACGGCTCGCCGCCCGGCCGGTCACGAATTCGGCCAGCGTGAGCCGGGTATAGTAGGGGTCCACCAGCAGCACATGGCCGTCCATCTGGAACTGGAGCCCGGCCGTACCGAGCCAGGTGAGGGTGGGACCGGTGTTATCGGGAGTTTCCGGCATCAAGGATTGCCCAGGCTTTCGAGAAAGTTCTTGACGAGTCCGCGCCAGCGGTGTGTGTAGCCACCGGGTGTACCTCCGG belongs to Deltaproteobacteria bacterium and includes:
- a CDS encoding MBL fold metallo-hydrolase, whose translation is MPETPDNTGPTLTWLGTAGLQFQMDGHVLLVDPYYTRLTLAEFVTGRAASRDEIIRRHLPLAADAVLITHSHFDHLLDAPVVERLTGATIVGSSTTYNLCRGRGVPEDRLVIVRGGELLEFGPFRVKVYRSRHSRFLFGRVPLEGEVDHPITPKRAWDYRVGPVFIYRIEAGGVSTLVLGSADLEDEALSDARSDILCPCVAGHQSTHQFLPRILKLCQPKALMPIHYDNFFLPYETGVKELPGASFRKFVQLAREEAPLLRAYRPDFFEPLDLRRMAEG